The Sesamum indicum cultivar Zhongzhi No. 13 linkage group LG1, S_indicum_v1.0, whole genome shotgun sequence genome includes a window with the following:
- the LOC105173705 gene encoding E3 ubiquitin-protein ligase SINAT5 has protein sequence MESSIECVTSTDGLDEEEISRSNPFSQFSSSKPSHNNNINNTNLKGVLINPATSVHELLECPVCTNSMYPPIHQCHNGHTLCSTCKARVHNRCPTCRQELGDIRCLALEKVAESLELPCKYCSLGCPEIFPYYSKLKHEAACNFRPYNCPYAGSECSIVGDIPYLVAHLRDDHKVDMHSGCTFNHRYVKSNPRDVENATWMLTVFHCFGQYFCLHFEAFQLGMAPVYMAFLRFMGDEMDARNYSYSLEVGGNGRKLIWEGTPRSIRDSHRKVRDSHDGLIIQRNMALFFSGGDRKELKLRVTGRIWKEQQNQEGGACIPNFCS, from the exons ATGGAATCTAGCATTGAATGCGTGACATCCACTGATGGATTGGATGAAGAGGAGATCTCTCGCTCAAATCCCTTTTCTCAGTTTTCATCTTCAAAGCCATCTcacaacaataatattaacaatacTAATCTCAAAGGCGTGCTCATTAATCCAGCCACAAGTGTTCACGAGCTTCTAGAATGCCCTGTTTGTACCAATTCTATGTACCCTCCCATCCACCAG TGCCACAATGGTCATACACTCTGTTCCACATGTAAAGCAAGGGTTCACAACCGGTGTCCGACTTGTAGACAGGAGCTTGGTGATATAAGATGCTTGGCGCTAGAAAAGGTGGCCGAATCACTTGAACTTCCCTGCAAGTATTGTTCACTTGGATGCCCCGAGATCTTCCCTTATTATAGTAAGTTGAAACATGAGGCTGCTTGCAATTTTAGGCCTTACAACTGCCCTTATGCTGGATCAGAGTGCTCTATTGTTGGCGACATCCCATACCTAGTTGCTCACTTGAGAGATGATCACAAAGTCGACATGCACTCTGGATGCACATTTAATCATCGCTATGTTAAATCAAATCCTCGAGATGTAGAGAATGCCACGTGGATGCTAACT GTTTTCCATTGTTTCGGTCAGTACTTTTGCCTGCATTTCGAAGCTTTCCAACTTGGCATGGCTCCCGTTTATATGGCTTTTCTTCGTTTCATGGGAGATGAGATGGATGCTCGGAACTACAGCTACAGTTTGGAGGTTGGTGGAAACGGTCGAAAACTCATATGGGAGGGCACCCCTCGAAGCATTAGAGACAGTCACAGAAAGGTCCGAGACAGCCATGATGGCCTCATTATACAGCGAAACATGGCACTGTTTTTCTCTGGGGGAGACAGGAAAGAGCTGAAGCTTCGTGTAACGGGGAGAATATGGAAGGAACAACAGAACCAAGAGGGCGGAGCATGCATTCCCAATTTCTGTAGCTAA
- the LOC105173714 gene encoding UV-stimulated scaffold protein A homolog: MIMIAQTPTPGRSWIVRLRVLHQHHDYESNPGHYPQPRNNPLTFTQTKTDGVAARKKANKRRHKSHSSSNRIMEAETTNSVVLPLIEKATNSTAPDLDPRLLKAIKSTVRHSDSDLRLAAQTLISLMKRDHSQVRYLALLIIDELFMRSKLFRNLVVENLDQLLSLSVGFRRNHPLPAPASVASVLRSKAIEFLEKWNESFGIHYRQLRLGYDYLKNILRFQFPNLQANAARIRQERREREMRTKEILLKKFESFRTNFSSIKEELQSNIDEIDECLEILRKKDEDMPLASTDEEDMDEFRNSELRQIRLDSLREGEKVQESSENKVVFDALREFYKVLVTKHLPAVQEWISVLIRVEVADIRFRDSALKDLIDIRNLIQSTKRKCEESGCDLPKIANAEEEEDIWEDGTVEAFEKGKSGPSCSKSNNGPAASTSNNTGGAGCSNNSSNGVERRNSQNNGSKSNPLRSKLLTEAPMLNWGSFLDNWGSNRDVLANQRGLDLEGHWGRVDYDAVIPADKIAELNVRASVYEEEPVEIQPCRAPLRKGGLCQRRDLKTCPFHGLIIPRDDEGKPINESSVTEETAAGKQPEESTPDVDNDLVDQLLKQAVKNVRERDREEVKKRESDKQALKRAKVAKVREHNEAVLRDAAIASTSRSSHIGEDIEMGNGLRSSAKSKKQTLASMLKKKETSKDRLAQRLLNSRARDATIRQLTVAEEASYREAFPNQW, translated from the exons ATGATAATGATAGCCCAAACTCCAACACCAGGAAGGTCATGGATTGTGCGTCTGCGTGTCTTACACCAACACCACGACTACGAAAGCAACCCAGGACATTATCCTCAACCAAGAAACAATCCGTTGACTTTTACCCAAACAAAGACGGACGGTGTAGCCGCCCGgaaaaaggcaaacaaacgaCGACATAAATCACACTCTTCCTCTAACCGCATCATGGAGGCAGAAACGACCAATTCGGTGGTGCTCCCTTTAATAGAGAAAGCCACCAACTCTACGGCCCCCGACCTTGATCCCCGCCTCCTCAAGGCTATTAAATCCACCGTTCGTCACTCCGACTCCGACCTCCGCTTAGCCGCCCAAACCCTAATCTCCCTCATGAAGCGTGACCATTCTCAG GTACGCTATCTTGCACTTCTCATCATAGATGAACTTTTCATGCGCTCAAAGCTTTTCAGAAATCTTGTTGTTGAGAACTTGGATCAATTACTTAGCTTAAGTGTTGGGTTTAGAAGAAATCATCCGCTCCCTGCTCCTGCTTCTGTTGCATCTGTTCTGCGTTCAAAGGCAATTGAGTTTTTGGAGAAGTGGAATGAATCATTTGGAATTCATTATCGACAGCTGAGATTAGGTTATGACTATCTCAAGAACATCCTCCGTTTCCAATTCCCTAACCTGCAAGCCAATGCAGCTCGCATTCGACAAGAGAGAAGGGAAAGGGAGATGAGAACAAAAGAGATCTTACTGAAAAAGTTTGAATCTTTCAGAACaaatttttcatcaataaaagaagaattacAGTCCAACATAGATGAAATTGATGAGTGTTTAGAAATTCTTAGAAAAAAGGATGAGGACATGCCGTTGGCTTCTACAGATGAAGAAGATATGGATGAGTTTCGTAACTCAGAACTACGGCAGATCCGTCTTGATTCCTTGAGAGAAGGGGAAAAGGTTCAAGAGAGCAGTGAGAACAAAGTTGTTTTCGATGCTTTAAGGGAGTTTTACAAGGTTTTAGTCACTAAGCATCTGCCTGCAGTGCAGGAATGGATTTCTGTTCTTATAAGGGTGGAAGTGGCAGATATAAGGTTCAGGGACTCTGCATTGAAAGACCTCATAGACATAAGAAATCTTAttcaatcaacaaaaagaaaatgtgaagAATCAGGTTGTGATCTTCCTAAAATTGCAAatgcagaagaagaagaagatatctGGGAAGATGGGACTGTAGAAGCATTTGAAAAGGGAAAATCTGGTCCAAGCTGTTCAAAAAGCAATAATGGACCCGCTGCATCAACTTCCAATAACACGGGGGGTGCAGGTTGCAGTAATAATTCATCCAATGGAGTGGAGAGAAGGAATTCTCAGAATAATGGAAGTAAATCAAACCCCTTGAGAAGTAAGCTTTTAACTGAAGCTCCAATGCTTAACTGGGGTTCTTTTCTGGATAACTGGGGATCAAATAGGGATGTTTTGGCTAACCAGAGGGGATTGGATCTCGAAGGTCACTGGGGTAGGGTTGACTATGATGCAGTTATACCAGCAGACAAAATTGCAGAACTAAATGTGCGGGCATCTGTTTATGAAGAAGAGCCTGTTGAAATCCAACCATGCCGAGCTCCTTTGAGGAAAGGTGGACTTTGTCAAAGAAGAGACTTGAAAACTTGTCCATTCCATGGACTCATCATCCCACGGGATGATGAAGGGAAACCAATTAATGAGAGCTCCGTAACAGAAGAGACAGCTGCAGGAAAACAACCAGAAGAATCGACTCCAGATGTGGACAACGATTTAGTAGATCAGCTACTAAAACAAGCTGTGAAGAATGTTCGGGAAAGAGACAGAGAAGAAGTGAAGAAGAGAGAATCAGACAAACAGGCATTGAAGAGAGCAAAGGTGGCAAAAGTCCGGGAGCATAATGAAGCTGTTCTGCGAGATGCAGCAATTGCTTCAACTTCAAGATCCTCCCATATTGGGGAAGATATAGAAATGGGTAATGGGTTAAGATCTTCTGCTAAAAGCAAGAAACAAACACTTGCATCAAtgctgaaaaagaaagaaacttcGAAAGACAGATTAGCTCAGAGACTGTTGAACTCTCGTGCAAGAGATGCTACAATCAGACAGTTGACGGTGGCAGAGGAGGCAAGCTACAGGGAAGCATTTCCAAATCAGTGGTAG
- the LOC105173723 gene encoding aspartyl protease family protein 2, which translates to MDGRRKTFSFCLCLLLFVFLSSSLSFSAPLQYQTLVLTPLPTPQTLSWPSQQESELGPLSENTFSLNLHHVDSLSPAFNSTPESLFKLRLHRDGVRVKALSTLAAATQTNVSARARGAPGFSSSVTSGLAQGSGEYFTRLGVGTPAKYVYMVLDTGSDVVWVQCSPCRRCYTQSDPVFDPRKSTSFLGVSCGSPLCRRLDSPGCNNRKKCLYQVSYGDGSFTVGEFSTETLTFRGTRVKNIALGCGHDNEGLFVGAAGLLGLGRGKLSFPTQAGRRFGRKFSYCVVDRSASSKPSSILFGEAAVSRRAVFTPLLTNPKLDTFYYVGLNGISVGGVRVPGITASLFKLDAAGNGGVIVDSGTSVTRLTRPAYVALRNAFRVGASNLKPAPDFSLFDTCFDLSGKTEVKVPTVVLHFAGADVSLPASNYLIPVDSDGKFCFAFAGTMSGLSIIGNIQQQGFRVVFDLASNRVGFAPRGCA; encoded by the coding sequence ATGGACGGAAGACGGAAAACCTTTTCCTTCTGTCTCTGTCTCTTACTCTTCGTTTTCCTTTCCTCTTCCCTCTCATTTTCCGCTCCTCTTCAATATCAGACTCTCGTCCTCACCCCCCTCCCCACACCTCAAACCCTCTCATGGCCCTCCCAACAGGAATCTGAACTTGGACCCCTATCTGAAAACACTTTCTCGCTTAACTTGCACCATGTAGACTCTCTTTCTCCTGCTTTCAACTCAACTCCTGAATCCCTCTTCAAACTCCGTCTGCATCGTGACGGCGTCAGGGTGAAAGCGCTGTCCACCCTCGCCGCTGCCACTCAAACCAATGTGTCTGCCAGGGCCCGAGGTGCTCCTGGTTTCAGCAGCTCGGTGACTTCTGGACTCGCCCAAGGGAGTGGGGAGTACTTCACCCGCCTGGGCGTAGGCACACCAGCTAAGTATGTGTACATGGTGCTCGACACAGGAAGTGATGTCGTGTGGGTCCAATGCTCCCCCTGCCGGAGATGCTACACCCAGTCCGATCCGGTTTTCGACCCGAGGAAATCGACATCCTTCCTGGGAGTCTCCTGTGGTTCTCCCCTCTGCCGCCGGCTGGATTCTCCCGGTTGCAACAACAGGAAGAAATGCCTTTACCAAGTTTCCTATGGAGATGGCTCGTTCACCGTCGGAGAATTTTCAACGGAAACGCTGACTTTCCGGGGGACGAGAGTGAAGAATATTGCCCTCGGCTGTGGTCATGATAATGAGGGTTTGTTCGTCGGCGCCGCTGGTTTACTAGGCCTGGGCCGGGGGAAATTGTCTTTTCCGACTCAAGCCGGACGCCGCTTCGGGAGAAAATTCTCCTACTGTGTGGTGGACCGATCCGCTTCCTCTAAACCGTCGTCCATTCTGTTCGGCGAAGCGGCGGTGTCCCGGAGAGCCGTTTTTACCCCGCTGTTAACGAATCCTAAGCTCGACACGTTTTACTACGTGGGCTTAAACGGTATTTCAGTCGGTGGTGTCCGGGTGCCCGGCATTACTGCGTCGCTTTTCAAGCTTGACGCTGCTGGTAACGGAGGGGTGATTGTTGATTCGGGCACCTCCGTCACCCGGCTGACTCGACCCGCATACGTTGCGCTGAGGAACGCTTTTCGGGTGGGGGCATCAAACTTGAAGCCAGCTCCTGATTTCTCACTGTTCGACACGTGTTTCGATCTGTCTGGGAAGACGGAGGTGAAGGTGCCGACGGTGGTGCTGCATTTCGCAGGGGCTGACGTGTCGTTGCCGGCGTCGAATTACTTGATTCCGGTGGATAGTGATGGGAAATTTTGCTTCGCATTTGCGGGTACGATGAGCGGGTTGTCTATAATTGGGAACATTCAGCAGCAGGGTTTCCGGGTTGTATTCGATTTGGCGAGCAACCGGGTGGGGTTCGCTCCAAGAGGTTGCGCCTAG